In the Chaetodon trifascialis isolate fChaTrf1 chromosome 12, fChaTrf1.hap1, whole genome shotgun sequence genome, ATTGGAAATGCTGCTCGGAGAGGCCTGGAGGCCGCTCAGCTGGCCCAGATGGGTCTGGAGGGGAATCCAGCCATCCTGGATATGGACTGCGGGTTCGGGGTTTACTACAGGGACTACAGTCCTTCGGCGATGCCAGATTCCACTTCTAGTGACTTTAAGTGGATTCTGGAAGATCAGGATGTGGCCTTCAAGCGCATCCCTGCTCATCTGGGGATGCACTGGGTTGTGGATGCAGCGCTGGCAGCCCGCGCGAAGCTTGAAAACACAGTCGGGAACTTTGACCTCAGCCAGATCAGGCAGATCACACTTCGAGTTCCTCCGTCCAAGTACATCAACTGCCCCTTACCCGCCACAGAGCACCAAGCCAGGCACTCATTCCAGTTCAACGCCTGCTCCGCCCTGCTGGACAACAAAGTGACGGTGTCTTCCTACAGTGAAGCTCAGATTAACCGGCCCGCTCTGAAGGAACTCTTGTCCAAAGTCAAAGTGGAGACCCCTGAAATGAACCTGCCCAGCTTTGACAAGATGTACTGCGAGGTGGAGGTAGAAACAGATCAGGGGCAGAGTTTTCTGGCCAGATGTGATACCTTTTACGGCCACTGGAGGAAGCCGCTGAGTCAACAGGACCTGGTGGAAAAGTTCAGCAGTCACGCTTCAACAGTGCTGTGCACAGAGGGGGTGGAGGGCGTGATTGATGTGATAGGAAAcatggagagagtgagagacagctCAGCCTTGGGTTCATATCTAAGGATGACAAGCTGTCAATACGAGTGATTGTGCAGCTCAaggtttttgtgattgtttgatGAAGACAAAGTGTGTTAACGTGTGTGAAgtcatttcagattttaaaCCTGCACAAGAATAtcataatgtaaatatttgatACTGGAAATAAAGTGAACTGGAAGATgaacttttacattttattgctttttttacACCACACTGCTTTTCTACAATGTGATCAACTTTGCCATCATGAGACTGATCCACTGCTTCAGAGCACAACCCAGTAAGATTGAGTCAAACACAGACTTTAGCTAAATAAATCAGAGCATAGTGCACGTTACTACGACAAATGTATCTGGAAGTGATTCTGATCAAGGGGTTACTTTAATATAACTTTCTATTTATCTCCGTTCAGCAGGCAGCCACTGTTACGCTCACTGAAACGACATCCCGCCATTCATTTCTTTCCGTTTGCCCTTTCCTTTGAGCGTCGGTTGAATCAAGCCAGTTTCAGCACGTCCCGCACCATCGCTCCGATTCCGTCAAATACCTCATGTATCGGGGCGTTGCACATGAAGGCAGAGGTGGTGACCAGCTTGTTCTTCCCGTCCACGTGGCTCTCGCTGACACTCTTACTCACGTGCTTGCAGCCCAACTCGCTGATGGCCGCTGCAGTGCCAGTAGTGTCGGGGTACCTGAGAGCAAATGCACAATGTTTAGCTGCATGAATatgtcacaaacacaaacagtatgTGCTCAGATGATTTAGACTCACTTGTCATCCTTCTCGATGCCGACGGTCACCTCACAGCCAGGAAACACCTTGGCAGCCAGGACGGGTGAGATGCAGCAGAGGCCGATGGGTTTGCCCTCTCCGTGGAACGCCTGCAGCGTGGCCTTGACCTCGTCGTTCACAGAGCAGTCCTTCCCCTGCACGGCCCATGTACAGAGGTTCTTCGCAGCCCCGAAACCACCTACGAGACACGGCAAAAAATGAGATTCCCTTATACTATAATCACTCACTCTTAGGAGAATTTCAGCCTGGAATATTACAGGTTTTCATCAGGGTGGACACTATCAAACAGTGTATTTGACTGAATCAACAAAGCACACAATAACACAAGATGAAATGAGTAAGGGAGCAGGCTGTGGGGTTTCTGTGACCAAACCTGGGAATATAATGGCGTCATGGTCCTTGACACTGAGTTTAGACAGGTCCTGGATGTTTCCACGGGCCAGTCGTGCGCTCTCCACCAACACATTTCTCTTCTCCTCGGACGGCTCGCCTTTCAAGTGATTCACCACATGCATCTGGTCGATGTTGGGGGCAAACATGTTCACCTGCAGGGGAAAAAGGAAAGGTGAGGACTCTCATttcacaaatataaaaaaataccAGGCACCCTTTCAGACTGCAACTGATCTCAAAATTGAAGTCAATAAGTTATCACCAGAATTGATAAAATGCATAACCGTTTAAGCACTAGAGCTTAAATGAGGAGTCAACACTCTCAGCTAGTCAATTCAAGTTTTTACAACAATAATAAACTTTACTTGTATAACACATGTCACATTGCAGCAAAGGGGGGGGGGTATACAAGTGTATACAGCAAAGAAATAACTGGCACTAAGTccttcacataaaaaagacagattaacaaatgaagacaaaaacagggacagaaagTATAAACTCTTTCCTGGCAAGTGTGTCCTTGCTGAGAATAACAGTAAGATGGGAACTCTTCAGGGCCAGTATGGTCAGGAAGAACATTTACAATGACTGACGTACATGTGGGCATGTGAGTATTgtttcaacaacaacaggaaaaatgtGAACTTATCTTTGAAAAGCATAAAATATGTGTAACTTAATCAGCGCGTCAAACGGTGTGGATGGCAGTTTGTGTGCAGGCCACCATGAGCGGGTCACTCTTTGACAGTAAAGCAGTCACTGTCCTCCTCTATGGTCACATTACACCAGTGACGAGACGTtgcagactctctctctctctctctctctctctctctctctctctctctctctctctctctctctctcacacacacacactctctctctcacacacacacacacacacacacacacacacacacacacacacacacacacacacacacacacacaagacacagcACGCAGTATCAGCGGCACCTGCGGAGCAGAGCTGTCTAACTTACACTTGCACCTCCTCTGCTCAGGTGGACCAAAACAGCAGAGGCTTCATGGATCTCACTGCCATCGTAAACTCCGCAGCCCGCCAACACCACGGCCACGCGCTTCCCCATCTGCGTTGTGTAGTAACTTTTGTTTAATGCCTGAACTGTCCTGACAGTCACCAAGTTACGACCACAGCGGTGCAGCAGGGTGAGCATGGCGGCCTGTCAGCGGAGAGGACGGACGCTGTCTTCTTCTTCGGCGCTGAACGGCGGTTTGAATCAGGAGTCTCGGAACGTTGGCGCCCTCTACTGTACAAAAATGAGCACTGCAGCTTCACGGCGctagttttcttcttcttcttcttcttcttcttcttcttcttcttcttcttcttcttcttcttcttcttcttcttcttcgctcCAGGGACATGCTTTGTAAAATCAAATATGAGAGGAATCATTTAGGTGTAGATTCTTAAAAGCTCTTTTGTTTGATGGGTTCGAAAATTGCTTgttgaaaaagatgaaaaaaataaaaatgaaaataaaaaatgtgactACTCAAAGAGCATAAAATGTAACATGTATAACTTCTGCAGTAATTTAATAAGTTGGAACTGATCCATAAAACCAATAAATATTGATCAATTTAATTTgatattgaattaaattgatttatttggaCAGGTAGTTCTTTGCTTAGTTAAACGTTTAATCAGAATTCAAATTAGgcatatttttttgttattcaatttttttaattatttaaaaaaaaactgtgacatGAGAAATAAATAGTTAAATACAGGTAAATCAGCAAGATAAATGAAGAATAAACAGctaaaataaaagtatgttgttaaaaataaatacattaattaataaatagatactatatttcatttatttatttatttctaaacttatttccacattttgtaCAACGTTACGTTGACGAGTGGCTCTTGTCATGTGATTTCGTATTATCAACAAAATCATGTGACCTATAATGAGGAAGTGGCTTCAGAGAGGAAGGATCATGGGAAGAGAAACTTACTAACTTCGGTCTTTTCGTCTGTTTTTGAGGCTGCAGCATGACTCACGCGGAGGCTGTCGTGTGTTTAAAGTTGctcttctgtcttcatgttgtCGCTCAGTTCAGGGATAGTGGACAGCAGCAGTGGCCCGTCCCATACAGGTATGAAGACCGCACACTCTCCATGCTCATTCTGCTCTGTAGCGTTAAGTCATGTTACAGATAGGAAGTAAAAAGTGTCATGGTTTATTATCTTCTTCGTTTCTCTCCAAGTCAAGCCAAATGTcgatgttttgttttccttcatctgcGAAGTAGACGTGAATTTCAAACACGAGTGCCATTCACGAACTGAGTAACAGCGCACCTTTAGCTGATCTGAAATCAGTTAACCGAGTTATTGCTGGTGCGTTCACATGACTTTGGAAACTCTGGGCTCTGGACCATCAGCTCTATGAACATATGACAAACGTCATTTTAGAGACGTGCACCGAGTCTTGAACTTGATATTGTAGTATTTTGTGCAACAACAGTACTTAAGACCACATTTCTAAGAATTGTTTATGATTTCGAAGGTACTGACGGTAAggattgattggttgattgataCAGTGCAGTCTTTACTGAACAGCAGAAACCACGTGAACCTTTCTTAATCTATGTAATGAATttaaagagaagacagagacaacATTTTATCTAAGTCACTTCTTTTAAACTTCTAAATCTTTCCTGAGGGTGTCCATGTTTCAACAGGCTCTGTTCATTAAGTCTtatcattaattaaaaaaaaaaaaaaaatgctggaaTTGATCAAACCTGGAATGCATCATATGGACTGCAGGGACTAATTATTGCATTTTTCAGATTTATGAAACGTTTCTATTTAATTATTTAAGACCTCGTTGGACATGAGGTAGTCAAATCTGTACTGAAAAGGGACCACAGAGACTTAATGGTGGCTAATCGTGTTACAAAAAAGCCTTTGCTGTGGTATAAACTCTCCTTTTGTTCTGACACGACTGGCTTTCCTCATGTCATCAACAGACGGTTTGATCGCCGGCCTGCTGCGGACTCTTACTGTGAAGCTCTCTACCCATTCTGTCCCACTGGAGACCGAGATGGACGGATCCCCTACATGAGAGACAGCGACGTCATCTCAGTTTACCGACtgcaaacacctgtgtgggAATTCAAGTATGGAGATTTGCTGGGCAAATTTGTAAGTACATTAAACCTCTTGATTAAAACACCATCTTTAGcacatattttctttgtgttgttgatATTTATAATCAATTATAAAACTGAGATGAAGATACTACTGTGTTGCTGCAGATGGTAAAACAGGTCATATCTGACACAGGCTGCTAAAATGGAAGTGCAACTTGTGACTTTATTTATAGAAACGCAGCTGCACGCCTTCACTGACAGAGCGCCTCTGTAATGTCTCTGATTCACAGCATATCATGCATGATGCCATTGGGTTCAGCAGCTCAGACACGGGGGCCAACTACACCATGGAGTGGTACGAGCTCTTTCAGCTGGGTAACTGCACCTTCCCTCACCTCAGACCGGAGGTGCCGGCACCTTTCTGGTGCAACCAGGGAGCCGCCTGCTTCTTTGAAGGCATCGATGACTTACACTGGTCCCAAAatggcaccttggagaaactGGGAGAGATCACAGGTAAGGCTTGACCTTTGTAATCATGGAGCTTTGCTCATAGAGGCCAACAGGAAATATAAACAGATTTTAcactttcatccatccatccatttcctatgccgcttatccctttcggggttgcgggggggctggagcctatctcggctgtcaatgggatacaccctggaccggtcgccagccaatcgcagggcacatacacacaccattcacactcacactcacacctagggacaatttagagtcaccaatcaacctaacgagcatgtttttgatctgtgggaggaagccggagtgcccggagagaacccacgcatgcacgggaagaacatgcaatcgaatcgaatcgaacctgcgaccttcttgctgtgaggcacgcgcactacctgctgcgcaaCCGTGCAGCCTtacactttcactttcaatgaatgtttttttttctttccttcaccaGGAACCCAGTTTAATGACATGGCACAGTGGGTCCAGGACGACAATGAGACTGGGATCTACTATGAGACATGGACAGTTCGCTCTGACCCCGGCCCCAACGCCACAGTGTGGTTCGAGTCTTACGACTGTTCCCAGTTTGTCCACCGCACATACAGGAAACTGACTGAGCTGGGAGCCAAACTGTCCAGCAGAACTCAAACCAATTACACCAAGATCTACCTGTACAGCGGAGAGCCCACCTTCCTCGGCAACGACAGCGCCATATTTGGACAGCCTGCTCTGAAGAATCTGGCGGTGGACATCCGTACATTTTACCACACATTCAGACCACACCAGTCATTTATAGAGTTTGCCATCAGTCTATTGGAGGCTTACAAAAAGGTGGTGTTGGATAAGGGTTTCTACCTCTACTACAACTTTGAGTACTGGCATCTGCCAATGAAGCCTCCCTATGTGCACATCACATTTGAAGAGGTGCCTTTGCCTTAACCTAAAACTTTTCCTACAGTGTTTTTACCAGTGGCTGCAAACAATAATTCTTTTCATTAATAAtgaatgtgttgtttctgtgtttcttgcTTCTTGATTGAAAGACTGtccaaaagacaaagacattaacaatgacaataaaaaaaaacagaaaagcagcgaCCCTTCAGGTGTTTGAACTTGAACTCAGCAAATGTTTTGGCATCTTCTCTTGATAAATGTTTTCAACAGTCCATCTATAATCAAAGTAGTTGTTGGAGTTCAAAGTTCTCAgccttggaaacagcagctgggaAAGCCGTGTCTGGATGTTCAGGAGCTCTCAATCATGTCATGTGATCTTCATAAGCAGAGGGAGTTTGCTCAGTTAAAGGTGCCCTGCTgggttttaaacaaacattcagtgtttctcaccaaaacacacagtgtgcatcCATGAAGTGTCACATTGTCTCCTCTTAAAGAGCAACATATGGGTGGGGGGCTGCATCACGTTTCCTTTCACATTGGGCCACCATAGAGGGCACCTAATCGTGATGATCTGGGGGCTGCAAGAgggctccaaaaacacctgattGGATCATTGCACATGTAAACAGGTcgattggtaacaggtgatagtatcatgattgggtatgaaaggggcatcctggaaaggctctgttgttcacgagcgaggatggagagaggttcaccacttggtgaacacatgattgcagaACGGAAATTACTACATGAACACAGTTCAATAtcagttgtttgttttacacagcgtcccaaatGTATTTGAATGAGGTTGTAAAAATgatgcaaatataataaaacaAGCCTGTTTTACTGATGCATGTATATAACTGACGGAGTAAGTGAGCACAAAGAGCTCAGTGCTGTTATGACGTTGAGACCAGATTTAAGCCGGCTGGGTGTATTCTTCGACATGCAGCCTGATGTTAGCGGATCAAAACCCATCTGGGTCTGAGAATTTCTGAATAAACATTTCTGAGTATATGATGACATTCAGAATAAGAGCCAGTggtgaaaatatgtttttgtaagcgtttggaaaataatgaaatgacaCATGCAAAGAGTACATTCACAATTTTTTTATTACCGGTATATGATCACATGTctaaaacaatcatttttatttcGAGACAGGTGACCAGTAAAGCAAAGTAGACAAAGCATTTGCCATACAGAAGCAGAACTAAAGGACAGTACTGTCAACACCAGTTTACTCCTAACAGAACTTACTGGAGGACTCCCTCAACAAATGAGGTTCAAATCAATGGATTTACCGGCTGACTTCTCCAATAAACACGAcaggaaaataattaaaaccagTAGAGTATTGAGACACAACCTTCACTTtagagctgctgtcactgcaacCGTTTGATGCACTGCGCGAATTCTGAAACATAACCAGGAGATATGTTGCTGCACCACTGAGATGCTGATGTACATGAGCACAGGCTATAAGCACAGGAATCTACTTCAGTGATAAGAGACCCAGACTGTCAGTAGACGACATTAGTTCAATCCAACAGCGAGAAGAAGCGTTTGCACTTCCTGCATGAAACGTGGCAGTTTTAGTCTATGCTACGTCTAAGATGACATGATCAACAGGGATGAagtctggggaaaaaaaactctaaaTCTGGATATCTATTGATCCTGCTGACATGCAGTGTCATCCAAAAGTTTTAAGCTTTTTTtatgaaaatacacatttcGTCAATTTATATTTGATTTTGAGAAATTTCTCCTGATTTGGTTGACCTTCTAGCTGTTTCTGCTAATTTTTTACAATCTCTTATTCCCAGTTTGATTTCTCCCGATGTAAAATTAACCTTCACATCTTCATTTTTGAAATCTCAAAGATGACTGGAGGGAAACAGCCAGCACAGTTTTTAGTGCCACTGTCCTGCAGGAAAGTTTAAGACAAAACCCCTCTTTTGGACCACCTGCATGCAACAAAATCATCGTGACAGAGGTGAAAGTGTCAGAACCAAAAAAACCCAATCTTCTGCTGGTCAGCTTGCTGGTTATGATGATTGCTTCTTTTGCATAACTGAATAACACAAGTTCATTACAAAAGCAAAGTCCATATCAATAAATTACACAGCTCATCTTCTCTAGTGACTACAGTATGAAAAAGATCCATCTAGCAAAGGATAACTCGCACTACGGTTTTATAAAAGACACGAGCCGTCGGTTAAGGAAACTTCAAACCCTGACAGAGGGCGAATAAAGAAATAAGTACATTTCTATTCATAATAATCAAACACACAGCGTTTTATATACAGATGCATTTGACTTCCttcttaaaggaaaaaaagtttgtttcACTCATCTGACTTGCCAAATCTCTCTCGACTGAAATGAATGGATGTTTTGGACAGGAGCGCTAGCTGTATCTGCAAAGACAGGGTCTGTAATGACAACATGAATATTGCTTCCTCTCCCGTTTGTACGCTGTGGTAACACGATGCAGAGCAAACGCGGGCTAACAAGAGGGCAGATATTCACGACAGGTTTAGAGCTTAAACAGGCAAATAGCAGAAGATATAAATGAAAcctattttaaaaaatatcattTAATACACCTGAGAAACACAAATGGTGAGTTCTGCATTCCCAGCGTGCATTGCAAGCTAATAGCCGCAGAGACTAACCTACAGAATCGCTATGAACCAATCTGATCACGAAGGTTAGATACTCACCAATATCTACctccaaattcagacatttctgtgcaCTATCACTATATGCACTATATTTACATAGACTAATTTCCATTTCTTTCATCAGTATTACTTCAATATGCCATCCTTGGTGTCTGATTCAACAGAGCCCCGAGCACAGTGTAAATAATCATCACTAAATCTGGGTCCAACTAAGAAAAATTGGAGCGCTATAAAGattgtttctttgctttcattAGGACAGTAGGACTTGTCCTAACTGTCATTTGGTGTTCATCTAAGGTGCTTACGAAATCTACGACTGTACACAAACCTTCTTAATACAAAACAGAGGAATTACATTGTCAAGCCAACTGATGTGCGAtgcagcaaagaaagaaagtctgCATAACCCGGAGAAAATCAAAATCTCTGACATCGAGCAAGACTGTACACCTTCATGTCTCAAAGGCCGAGACCTTTGTACACATTTTGGTTTCTCTCCTGGCCGACTTCTAGCATTTTCCACGATCACGATTTCTCTTCAGATGCATGGCCAGGAGGAAAAGCAATGTCAACtctactgctgctgtttatgtttAAATTAGTTTAAAGTTACGTGTACGACCCAGCCACTGCAAAATTAAGCGAATCCCCCACCCCACCTTAACTACCCCTAACAGAACACCTTCTGTCACTAACTATATACATATAAGTGCAGCCATTTGGAGACCTCCAATGCCGTATTTTGTTAGTGTAGAGCTGCTTTTTCAGACAGGATTTAAGTAGGCCAAGTGGTAGTGTAACGACATGCGATTGTGCACCTAATCGTCCCAAATTTCTCcacaatgttaaaaaaacattaaaacacacactcacacgcactcacacacacacacagacatttctcATGGTACAGATCATCATAAGCAGGCGACAATGTCCATATAACTCTACTTGCAGTTATAAAAACATTGCTTTTTCGTCAAATAAATCCACCTGCACTGGTCTGTGTGCTGATTGTTTAACGTGTGAAGAGGCCAGCCTGCTGAGTCTGTCTGCAGTTCAGGCAAAGCAGGATTCCACTGTCTGTTCTGAAGCTAACAGGCAGACATCTATGTGGTGTTTGCATGCCGTGATAACATTGTATAGCCGTCAGGTGCTTACATCCCTGCCCTGCACACAGGAGTTTAGCAAGTTTATGCTGTTCATGTTGGCACCCAACACTCCACTGCAGTCGAGCATGTAAAGGCTTTTCAAtgcaaacatggaggagatgaatTTCCCACACCACAAACTTGACGTACTGAACTCTGTGTGCCTCTTTGACTTCACTTTACCAGGTCGGCATCATGTCTGGGAACCAGACACGGCCCAGGTGCTTCGAAACCTCCCAGTGGATCTCATCCAGGGAGTATTTGTGATCTGGAATCAGCACCTCTTCCATGATGGACAGCTGGGAGAGCCTCCGGCCACACATCTTGACAAACTCCACGAATGCGCTACAGGAAACCTCGCACTCGCCCAGGCCGATGGCTGACAGCTGGGTGCAGTGCTTCGCAATGCGGATCAGCTCCTCATCCAGGGGACGCAGGCCGTTGGCGCACACCACCAGCTCCaccagacgaggacagtggaGGCCGACGCGGCCCAAGACCTCCTTACTGACCGAGCGACCAAAGTAGAGGTGCGTGACAGGGATCTCCTCATTAAAGAAAGGGCCGAACTCGTCCTCATAGAGGAAGAAGTACATGACCAGGTTGAACTTGGGTGAATGCCGCACCATGGCATCCCAGCTGCTCTTCTTGATGGTGTGGAAGTGCTGACCGGGGTTCTCACTCACCACGTCGATCCGCAAGTGTTCCAGGTGGACGTGTTTCTCTGAGGAGAGGGCCAGCAGGAGTTCATCACTCAAGAGGTGGTAG is a window encoding:
- the LOC139340380 gene encoding glutamine amidotransferase-like class 1 domain-containing protein 3, mitochondrial; protein product: MLTLLHRCGRNLVTVRTVQALNKSYYTTQMGKRVAVVLAGCGVYDGSEIHEASAVLVHLSRGGASVNMFAPNIDQMHVVNHLKGEPSEEKRNVLVESARLARGNIQDLSKLSVKDHDAIIFPGGFGAAKNLCTWAVQGKDCSVNDEVKATLQAFHGEGKPIGLCCISPVLAAKVFPGCEVTVGIEKDDKYPDTTGTAAAISELGCKHVSKSVSESHVDGKNKLVTTSAFMCNAPIHEVFDGIGAMVRDVLKLA
- the cln5 gene encoding bis(monoacylglycero)phosphate synthase CLN5 produces the protein MTHAEAVVCLKLLFCLHVVAQFRDSGQQQWPVPYRRFDRRPAADSYCEALYPFCPTGDRDGRIPYMRDSDVISVYRLQTPVWEFKYGDLLGKFHIMHDAIGFSSSDTGANYTMEWYELFQLGNCTFPHLRPEVPAPFWCNQGAACFFEGIDDLHWSQNGTLEKLGEITGTQFNDMAQWVQDDNETGIYYETWTVRSDPGPNATVWFESYDCSQFVHRTYRKLTELGAKLSSRTQTNYTKIYLYSGEPTFLGNDSAIFGQPALKNLAVDIRTFYHTFRPHQSFIEFAISLLEAYKKVVLDKGFYLYYNFEYWHLPMKPPYVHITFEEVPLP
- the acod1 gene encoding cis-aconitate decarboxylase, which gives rise to MLRKGITESFGAAIHALNTTQLTDGVINRSKRMMLDTLGVGLLGTRTAVFNKALKYSQSFTSDERSSVWGKSQITLPPHYAAFVNGIAVHSMDFDDTWHPATHPSGAVLPALLALTESLPSRPSGLDLLLAFNVGIEVQGRLMRFSSEAYNIPERFHPPSVVGVMGSAAASAKLLGLSPAQCSHALAIAASSAGAPLANTATQTKPLHIGNAARRGLEAAQLAQMGLEGNPAILDMDCGFGVYYRDYSPSAMPDSTSSDFKWILEDQDVAFKRIPAHLGMHWVVDAALAARAKLENTVGNFDLSQIRQITLRVPPSKYINCPLPATEHQARHSFQFNACSALLDNKVTVSSYSEAQINRPALKELLSKVKVETPEMNLPSFDKMYCEVEVETDQGQSFLARCDTFYGHWRKPLSQQDLVEKFSSHASTVLCTEGVEGVIDVIGNMERVRDSSALGSYLRMTSCQYE